One Acropora palmata chromosome 2, jaAcrPala1.3, whole genome shotgun sequence genomic window carries:
- the LOC141873641 gene encoding uncharacterized protein LOC141873641 produces the protein MSIVHACKKFHPYIFGKEVTLYNDHRLLEQILKKPFLAAPMRLQGMILNFQWYDLIVKYCKGKEMYLTDTAYLPGTSNAEITDLEQVSALDFLSISKDKYTEMLEHTQRELNQLQTVILNGWPNVQQGVPALLRPYWDSRSELAVCDGIIYKGMRIVVPPSLRRQMLNLVHESYLGVTKCKQRAREVLYWPAMNSNIKLLRTVPSAATFKENNPLSRYYEQKLPDYPS, from the coding sequence ATGTCTATCGTGCATGCATGCAAGAAGTTCCATCCTTACATCTTCGGCAAGGAAGTGACCTTGTACAATGATCACAGACTCCTCGAACAGATTCTGAAGAAACCATTTCTGGCAGCACCAATGCGGCTACAGGGGATGATACTAAACTTTCAGTGGTATGACCTCATCGTAAAGTATTGCAAGGGCAAAGAAATGTATCTAACCGACACAGCATATCTGCCTGGCACATCTAATGCTGAGATCACTGACCTGGAACAAGTAAGCGCTCTGGACTTCCTATCCATCTCCAAAGACAAATATACTGAAATGCTAGAGCACACGCAGCGTGAGCTAAACCAACTACAAACAGTAATTTTGAATGGCTGGCCAAACGTTCAACAGGGAGTACCTGCACTACTGCGCCCGTATTGGGACTCTAGAAGTGAACTAGCCGTATGTGATGGAATCATTTACAAAGGAATGCGAATCGTAGTGCCTCCTAGTCTACGGCGACAAATGTTGAACCTAGTCCATGAGTCATACCTGGGTGTAACTAAATGCAAACAACGCGCTCGCGAAGTGCTATATTGGCCAGCTATGAACTCCAACATTAAACTGTTAAGAACTGTTCCAAGTGCGGCgactttcaaagaaaacaacccTCTGAGCCGCTATTACGAACAGAAACTCCCAGATTACCCTTCGTGA
- the LOC141873734 gene encoding uncharacterized protein LOC141873734 has protein sequence MHGINDRNHFTFAEKLPGLNSNFSTAILEESDADDYYPFVIGHGSNFKVIDPKVYKQLSRQNSQQKVPVKETNSAKKPTISSHRSRAESKTKKTSSSDSADDGNEYCELSLTAKAPSIKLTSLRTQLSTKSVEVKSKHIPARVSSFERRLYTDCYYAKTKACLVESQPSSPTSRPTTTLVDTNVLRSERDSCVQWTNEKHEPLLCGVEADELIDYVSCMCCVKGIFYHCTKDHYDEGQLVNEPCSCAGPLSSCAPRWGCLAFLSLFLPCLWCYLPAKGCKKAVSTTNSKKKSKKHFKFNPK, from the coding sequence ATGCACGGAATCAATGACAGGAATCACTTCACGTTCGCCGAAAAATTGCCTGGGTTAAATTCGAATTTTTCTACAGCCATCTTAGAAGAAAGTGATGCGGATGATTATTACCCTTTCGTGATTGGACATGGGTCGAATTTTAAAGTTATCGACCCGAAGGTGTACAAACAACTAAGCCGACAAAACAGTCAACAAAAGGTGCCGgttaaagaaacaaactcCGCGAAAAAGCCAACGATTTCGAGTCACAGATCGCGCGCTgaatcaaagacaaaaaaaacaagtagTTCCGACAGCGCAGACGATGGCAACGAATATTGTGAACTTTCCCTGACTGCCAAAGCGCCATCGATAAAATTAACTTCACTACGGACACAGCTTTCGACGAAGTCAGTGGAAGTCAAATCTAAGCATATCCCTGCAAGAGTTTCAAGTTTCGAACGAAGACTTTACACTGATTGTTATTATGCAAAAACTAAGGCTTGTCTTGTGGAAAGTCAACCCAGCTCTCCGACATCACGACCTACAACAACACTTGTCGACACAAACGTACTAAGATCAGAGCGAGACTCCTGTGTTCAATGGACAAACGAGAAGCATGAGCCTCTCTTATGTGGAGTGGAGGCAGACGAACTCATCGACTATGTCAGTTGTATGTGTTGCGTTAAGGGAATCTTTTATCATTGTACAAAAGACCATTATGACGAAGGCCAGTTGGTTAATGAGCCTTGCTCGTGCGCGGGTCCCCTTAGCTCATGTGCGCCGCGATGGGGTTGTCTTGCTTTTCTGTCTTTGTTTTTACCATGCCTGTGGTGTTACCTTCCCGCTAAGGGCTGTAAAAAGGCTGTCAGTACTACAAACAGCAAGAAAAAGTCtaagaaacatttcaaattcaaccCAAAGTAG
- the LOC141874638 gene encoding uncharacterized protein LOC141874638 isoform X2, whose protein sequence is MESQRKLLSADEETISSDIDEIICLDVNNPENKKIKPEVKIKSEASTKPEKPFMRRSFRSTDDERCSSPLCINVADDFYNDDLTLSVYLRVSKGLSAKEIYSIILLMKESAQNDQLGYNTTRPL, encoded by the exons ATGGAGTCCCAAAGAAAGTTGCTGAG TGCTGATGAAGAAACCATATCATCTGATATCGATGAAATCATTTGTTTGGATGTGAACAACCcagagaataaaaaaataaagccagAAGTGAAGATAAAGTCAGAG GCAAGTACCAAACCAGAGAAACCATTTATGCGTCGGTCATTCCGTTCCACTGATGATGAGAGATGTAGTTCCCCTCTTTGCATCAATGTCGCAGATGATTTTTACAACGACGACTTAACCTTGTCAGTGTACCTACGAGTAAGTAAAGGGCTTTCAGCCAAAGAAATTTACAGCATTATCCTTCTCATGAAAGAATCTGCTCAAAACGACCAGTTAGGGTACAACACAACGCGACCTTTGTAA
- the LOC141874638 gene encoding uncharacterized protein LOC141874638 isoform X1, translating to MNFLLLAPLRADEETISSDIDEIICLDVNNPENKKIKPEVKIKSEASTKPEKPFMRRSFRSTDDERCSSPLCINVADDFYNDDLTLSVYLRVSKGLSAKEIYSIILLMKESAQNDQLGYNTTRPL from the exons ATGAACTTTCTTCTGCTGGCTCCTTTACG TGCTGATGAAGAAACCATATCATCTGATATCGATGAAATCATTTGTTTGGATGTGAACAACCcagagaataaaaaaataaagccagAAGTGAAGATAAAGTCAGAG GCAAGTACCAAACCAGAGAAACCATTTATGCGTCGGTCATTCCGTTCCACTGATGATGAGAGATGTAGTTCCCCTCTTTGCATCAATGTCGCAGATGATTTTTACAACGACGACTTAACCTTGTCAGTGTACCTACGAGTAAGTAAAGGGCTTTCAGCCAAAGAAATTTACAGCATTATCCTTCTCATGAAAGAATCTGCTCAAAACGACCAGTTAGGGTACAACACAACGCGACCTTTGTAA